Genomic DNA from Clavibacter michiganensis:
GACGTAGTACGGTCCCGCGAAGTCCACGACCTCCTTGCGCTTGTCGTTGATCGTGTAGGTCGCGACGACCGCGTCGACCGAGCCGTTCTGGATGAAGGGCTCGCGGTTCGCGGACACCGTCTCGGTGAACTTGATGCCGTCGAAGGGGATGCCCATCTTGCTGGCGACGAGCGCGGCGATCGCGACGTCGAAGCCGGCGGGCTTGCCGTCGAGGCCCGCGAGGCCGAAGAGCGGCTGGTCGTACTTGGTGCCGACCTTCATCTCGCCGGCCGCGGCCAGGCGCGCCATCGTCGTGCCCTCGTCGAACGTCGGGTTCTCCGCGAGCTCGAGCTTGTAGGGGCCGTCGCCGTTCTCGGGGGCGTTCGTGCCGGCGTCGATGCCGCTGTTCGACGCGCTGCCCGCGGCGCCGCAGCCCGTGAGGGCGACGACGACGATCGCGGCAGCTGCGGCGATGGTCAGTTTCCTGTTCTTCATGGTTCCCGTTTCTCTGCAGGTGGGGTGGTGACGGAGGCGATGGGGATCGCTCGTGGTGCGTGGTGCGGGTCGTGCCGGTGGTGCGGCGCCCGGACGCGCCTGCCTCGGCGGCGTCCGGATGCGGGGTGCGGGAGGGCGCGTGCCCTCCGCGCGCGTCAGTGGGCGAGGATCTTGGAGAGGAAGTCCTTCGCGCGCGGGCTCTGCGGGTCGTCGAAGAACGCGCTGGGCGTCGTGTCCTCCTCGATGGCGCCGTCGGCCATGAAGATCACGCGGTCAGCGGCCTTGCGGGCGAAGCCCATCTCGTGGGTGACGACCATCATCGTCATGCCGTCCTTCGCGAGGCCGACCATGACGTCGAGGACCTCGGTGATCATCTCGGGGTCGAGGGCCGAGGTCGGTTCGTCGAGCAGGATCAGCTTCGGGTCCATCGCGAGCGCCCGGGCGATCGCGACGCGCTGCTGCTGGCCGCCGGAGAGCTGGGCCGGCATCTTCTGCGCCTGGTTCGCGACGCCGACGCGGTCGAGGAGCTCCATCGCTCGCTTCTCCGCCTCGGCCTTGCCCTGCTTGCGGACCTTGATGGGCCCGAGGGTCACGTTCTCGAGCACGGTCTTGTGCGCGAAGAGGTTGAACGACTGGAACACCATGCCGACGTCGGCGCGGAGGCGCGCGAGCTCCGCGCCCTCGGAGGGGAGGTCCTGGCCGTCGATCGTGATGGTGCCGTCGTCGATGGTCTCGAGCCGGTTGATCGCACGGCACAGCGTCGACTTGCCGGATCCGCTCGGGCCGATGACGACGACGACCTCGCCGCGGTTCACCGTGGTCGAGATGTCCTTGAGGACGTGCAGGTCCCCGAAGTGCTTGTTGACGTGGGATACGACGACCAGGGGCTCGCCGACCGCTGCTGCGGCGGGCGAGGCGGGGTCCGCCGTCGGGCTCTGCTCCATGCGAACACCATATCCATGACGGTGTTTCGTCCGCGTTTCCGCGGGGCATCGTCACCCCATCGTGACGCGTCGGCCGCGTTTGCGCCGATCAGGGCGGTGCGGGGCTCTCGCCGAGGACCGAGCACCCGTCAGACGTCGGCGGATCCGAGGGTCAGGCGCGCTGCGCGAACGCCGACTCGTAGAGGCAGACGGAGGCGGCCGTCGCGAGGTTCATCGACTCGGCCTGGCCGTAGATCGGCACGACGACGGCGCGGTCGGCGAGGGCGAGGTGCTCGTCCTGGAGGCCGCGGGCCTCGTTGCCGAAGAGCCACGCGGTCGGGCCGGCGAGCCCGCCCGAGGTGCGCTCCGCGAGGAGGTCGTCGCCCTTCACGTCCGCGGCGAGCACCTGCAGCCCGGCCGCCTTCACGCGCTCGAGCACGGCGTCGAGCTCGGGCATGATCGCGACCGGCAGGTGGAAGAGCGAGCCCGTCGTGGCGCGCACGACCTTCGGGTTGTAGAGGTCGACGGAACGGCCCGTGAGGATGACGGCGTCGGCGCCCGCGGCGTCGGCCGCGCGGATGATGGTGCCCGCGTTGCCGGGGTCCCGCACCTCCTCGAGGATCGCGATGAGGCGCGGCTCGTCGCCGAGGATCTGCTTGAGCGACGTCGGGAACTGCCGGCACACGCCCACGACGCCCTGCGGGGTGACGGTGTCGGCCATGGACGCGATCACGTCCTCGGTGACGAACTCCACCTCGATGTCGGACTCGCGGACGGCGCGCGCCAGATCCGGGTAGCGGTCGAGGGCCGTGGGCGTCGCGAACAGCTCCAGCACGAGATCCGACCGGAAGGCGAGCGCCTCGGAGACGGCCTGCGGCCCCTCGAGGAGGAACAGGCCGGTGTCGGCGCGCGCATCCCGCTTCGCGAGCTTGGCGACGCCGCGGACGCGTGGGGAGCGGGGGTTGTCGAGCATGCCTGCAACACTAACGGCGCGCCCCCGGGTGGGGACGCGCCGTCGGCGGTGGTGCGGGAGGTGCTAGGCGTTCGCCGCGACCTTGGGGGCCGAGGTGTTCGCGGGCAGGGCGGCCTTGGCCGTCTGCACGAGCGACGCGAAGGTCGCGGGCTCGTGGACCGCGAGCTCCGCGAGGATGCGGCGGTCGACCTGGACGCCGGCGAGCGAGAGGCCCTGGATGAGGCGGTTGTACGTGAGGCCGTTCGCACGCGCGGCGGCGTTGATGCGCTGGATCCAGAGGCGGCGGAACTCGCCCTTCTTCGCACGGCGGTCGCGGTACGCGTAGACGAGGGAGTGGGTGACCTGCTCCTTGGCCTTGCGGTACAGGCGCGAGCGCTGCCCGCGGTAGCCGGCGGCGCGCTCGAGGATGACCCGACGCTTCTTGTGGGCGTTGACGGCCCTCTTGACTCTTGCCATTTCAGTGATTCCTATTCGAGTTCAGGTGTCGCGGACGACGAGGGGCCTAGCGGCCGAGGAGCTTCTTGGCGACCTTCATGTCGGCCTTGGCCAGGGGCTGGTCCTGGTTGAGTCGCGCCTTGCGCTTGGAGGACTTGACCTCGAGGTTGTGCCGCATGCCCGCCTGCTGCTTCATGATCTTGCCGCTGCCGGTGACCTTGAAACGCTTCTTGGCACCCGAGTGGGTCTTCTGCTTAGGCATTGTTCTCTTCTCTCGCTTCTCGTGCGCTCGCCTTGGTGGCGTCGCGCTTCGCGTTGGCCTCGGCCTTGGCCTCGGACTTGTTCTTGTGCGGTCCGATGACCATGACCATGTTGCGGCCGTCGATCGTGGGGGTGGATTCGACGCTGCCGAACTCGGCGACGTCCTCCGCGAACATCTTGAGCAGTCGCACGCCCTGGTCCGGACGCGACTGCTCGCGCCCGCGGAACAGGATCATGGCCTTGACCTTGTCGCCGTCCTGCAGGAAGCCCTCGGCGCGCTTGCGCTTGGTCTCGTAGTCGTGCTTGTCGATCTTCAGGCGGAAGCGCACCTCCTTGAGGATGGTGTTCGCCTGGTTGCGACGCGCTTCCTTGGCCTTCTGCGCGGCCTCGTACTTGAACTTGCCGTAGTCCATGATCTTCGCCACGGGGGGCTTGGAATTGGGCGCGACCTCGACGAGGTCGAGGTCGGCTTCCTGCGCGAGCCGGAGTGCGACGTCGATGGATACGACGCCGACCTGCTCGCCTGCTGGGCCAACGAGGCGAACCTCGGGAACTCGGATTCGATCGTTGGTACGGGGATCGCTGATGGACTGCTCCTATTCGTGTCTTCGGGTGGCTCGGCGGCGGTGTGCCGCTCGAAACGAGACGAGGAGAGTTCTTCACCAGGGTGCGACGGATCCGTCGTACTCGGCAACACGCCCTTGCCCCGCTCTTCAGCGAGGCCCCCGCATGTGCGGGGCTCCCGTCCTCTGGTCCCGGTGAGGGGAGCCGTTCGGACGGGGGAGCGAAATCGACCCGGTAACCTATGGAGGCGGTCAAGCGCGGGTGGGAGATCAATCCTCTTTCGAACCGGGACTGTGACAGCCCCGGAGCCGTCGATAAGCATAGCAGACGCCGACCCCGCCCTGGAAGGGCGGGCGCCGACCGGGTCCGCGGCCGTCCGGCTCCACCCGGCCGCCCCGAGCAGGAGGACAGACATGACCGACCCGACCCCCGACCCCGCGACGACCGCGCCCGACGCGCACGTCCACCGCTTTGAGGAGCCCGGCGCCGCGACCGGGGACGGCCCCTCCGCCGCGGGCGTCGCCGACGACGACACCGCCGACTTCGTCGCCGACCAGTACGCGCGCGACATCGCCGAGGTCTCCGCCGTCGAGGTCATCACGACCACGGCCGTCCACCTCATGAGCGCCGCGGCCGTGAAGTGCGGGCTCGCCGACGATCCCGCCACGCAGACCGACCTCGCCGAGGCGCGGAAGCTGATCATCTCGCTCGCGGGGCTCGTCACCGCCGCCTCCCCGGAGCTGGGCGACCAGCACGCGCGCAGCCTGCGCGACGGCCTGCGCTCCCTGCAGCTCGCGTTCCGCGAGGCCTCGCCCTACCCCGACGCCGTGGGCAAGGGCCCGGGCGAGAAGTACACCGGGCCCGTCTCCTAGGAGCACCGGACCCCGGGTCGCGCCCGCCGCCGCCGCGGCGCTGGAGCGCGGCCCGCGTCTCAGCCGGCCGAGATGATCCGGAGCCCCATGCTGTCGACACGGTCGGCGAGCACCGCGCTCCGCGACCACTCCCCCTGCAGCCGCGCGAGCAGCGCATCGAGAGCCGGGCGATCGAGGCCGTCGACGAGTTCCAGCGCGATCGTCAGCTCCGGGCCCTCGAGGCGCGCGCGCGGATCCCCCGGTGCGGTGCTCAGGCCCACGACCGCGGGCTCCTCGACCACGCTCGCCTCCAGCGCCGCGGCGACCTCGGGATCCTCGGGGCTCGGGATCCACGGCAGCGACCGCGCGACCGCCCACACCGCCGGACGCCGGAGCACGAACTCGGTGTCGGACCCCGGGTCGACGACCACGAGGTCGGTCTCCTCGCTCGCCGCGGCCAGCGCCACGCGGACGGCGTCGGCGGGGACGGGACGCGCCTTCGCGTTCCACCTGCCCATCGCGGCGACGGACGTGAAGACCGGCATGACGGTGCGGCCGTCGGGGCCGGCGACCGTGATGATCGACAGCTCGGCGCTCTTGTCGGCCGTCAGGCCGTGCGCGCCCTCGCCCTCCTCGCCGAGGCGGGCGACGAGCGGGATCAGGAGGCGCGCATCGCGGAGCGCGTCGACGACCGCCGCCTGACCGACCTCGCCGCGACCGTGCCGCGCGAGCGCCTCCGCGACGGCGGGCGGCGCGGAGCCGTCGTCGTCCGGGAACGGCGTGGGCTCGAACGAGCGACCCGCCCAGGGGGTCCCGGCCGAGTCGGCGTGCGGAGCGGATCCGGTCATCGATCCCCGGCGACGTCGAGCGCCTCGCCGAGCGTGAAGGCACCGGCGTACAGGGCCTTGCCCACGATCGCCCCCTCGAGGCCGAGCGGCACCAGCTCGCGGAGCGCGGCGATGTCGTCGAGGCTCGAGACGCCGCCGGAGGCGACGACCGGGCGCTCGGTGCGCTCGAGCACGTCACGGAGGAGCTGGAGGTTCGGGCCCTGGAGCGTGCCGTCCTTCGTGACGTCGGTGACGACGTAGCGCGCGCATCCGGCGTCCTCGAGGCGCTCGAGCACCTCCCAGATGTCGCCGCCGTCCTGGGTCCAGCCGCGCGCGGAGAGGGTGCGCCCGCGGACATCGAGCCCGACCGCGACGGCCTCGCCGTGCTGCGCGATGACGCTGGCGGCCCACTCGGGGTTCTCCAGCGCCGCGGTGCCGAGGTTGATCCGGGTCGCGCCGCTCTCGAGCGCCACGTCGAGCGACCGGTCGTCGCGGATCCCGCCGGACAGCTCGATCTGCACGCCGTCGATGGCGCGGATCACGCGGGAGATGACCGACAGGTTGTCGCCGCGGCCGAAGGCGGCGTCGAGGTCGACGAGGTGCAGCCACTCGGCACCCTGCTCCGCCCAGTCGCGGGCGGCGTCGACGGGATCGCCGTAGCCGGTCTCCGTCCCGGCTGCGCCCTGCGTCAGGCGGACGGCCTGCCCGCCCGCCACGTCGACGGCGGGCAGCAGGGTCAGGCGGGGGGTGCTGGTGAACTCGCTCATGGGGGCCTTCCATCGATCGGGCGTGCGGGCGGGGCCGTCGGCGACGGCGGATGCGGATGCGGGCGTCAGGCGGCGCGGAGGGTGCCGAGCCAGTTCGCGAGCAGCCGGATCCCGGCGGCCCCCGACTTCTCGGGGTGGAACTGCGTGGCGCTGAGCGGGCCGTTCTCGACGGCCGCGACGAACCGCTCACCGTGCGTGGCCCACGTGACGCGGGGCGCCGGCAGCGGCGGGAGCGGATCGATGCCCCACGAGCGCGCGGCGTACGAGTGCACGAAGTAGAACCGCTCGTCCTCGAGACCCGCGAACAGCGCGGATCCCTCGGGGACGTCGACGGTGTTCCAGCCCATGTGCGGCAGCACGTCGGACTCGATGCGATCGACCGTACCGGGCCACTCCCCCAGGCCCGCGACGTCGACGTCGCGCTCGACGCCGCGGTCGAACATGACCTGCATGCCGACGCAGATGCCGAGGACGGGGCGCCCTCCCGCGAGACGGCGGTCGACGACCCGGTCGCCGCCGGCCGCCCGCAGCGCCGTCATGACGGCCGAGAAGGCGCCGACGCCGGGGACGAGGAGGCCGTCCGCCTCATGGGCTCGCTTCGGGTCGCCCGTCAGCTCGACGTCCGCGCCGGCCAGCTCGAGCGCCTTGACGGCGGAGTGGACGTTGCCGCTCCCGTAGTCGAGGACGACGACGGAGGCCCGCGTCACAGCGCGCCCTTCGTGGACGGGATGCCGGAGACGCGCGGGTCGAGCTCCTTGGCGAGACGGAACGCGCGAGCGAAGGACTTGAATTCGGCCTCCGCGATGTGGTGGGGGTCCCGCCCGCCGAGCACGGTGACGTGCACCGTGAGGCCCGCGTGGAACGTGATGGCCTCGAAGACGTGGCGGACCATGGATCCGGTGAAGTGGCCGCCGATGAGGTGCATCTCGAAGCCGGCGGGCTCACCCGAGTGCGCGAGGAACGGACGGCCGGAGATGTCGACGACCGACTGCACCAGGGCCTCGTCGAGCGGGACGAGCGCGTCGCCGAAGCGGGCGATGCCGGACTTGTCACCCAGCGCCTCGCGGATGGCCTGACCGAGCACGATCCCCACGTCCTCCACGGTGTGGTGCACGTCGATGTGCGTGTCTCCCGTGGCGGTGACCTTCAGGTCGGTGAGCGAGTGCTTCGCGAAGGCGGTGAGCATGTGGTCGTAGAACGGGACCGACGTGCTGATCTCGGAGGCACCGGTGCCGTCGAGGTCGAGCTGGAGATCGATGCGGGACTCGCTGGTCTGCCGCGTGACGTGCGCGGTGCGCGCGAGGGTGCTCATGGTCTCCATGCTACCGATCGCATCCCGCCGGACCGCCGCCCTCCCGGCCGCCACCGGGAGCGACGACGGCCTCCGCGCACGATCGCCGCGCGATCGCGCCGGCGCCGGATCAGTGGGCGTACTGAGCGGGGACGGCGAGCTGCTGGCCGGCCGCGACGTCCGACGAGGGGAGCCGGTTGAGATCGACGACCGACGCGATGACATCGCGCGGGTCGGCCGACGGCGCGATCTCCTCGGCGAGGTCCCACAGGGACTGGCCGCTCGACACGGTGACGTATTCGAACGTGGTGCCCGACGCGTCCTTCGACGCGACGGCCGCACCGCCGTTGAGGGCGACGAGCCCGGCGCCCAACGCCAGGGGAGCCGCGACCAGCGCGGTGAGGACGAGACGCCCGCGGCGCGTGATGCGCAGGCGCGTGCGGGGCGCGACGGCGGCCTCCGCGACGGGTGCGACAGTCGGGCCGGCGGGGGTGATGGCTGCGGTGGTGGTGGCTGCGGTGTTCATGGTGACCTCTCGTGCGAGACGGTGGGGCGTCGATGCGACGCGCTCGGCGGTGCAGTGCGGTACGGCATGCGATGCGGGTCGAGCAGCTCGCACCCGGCTCTCGGCCGGGAGAGCCGGGTGCGAAGCTGTGTTCCGAACATACATTCGAAACCGGCCCTCCGCAAGCCCTCATCGCCTCGATCCGGCCTCCAGGGGCGCGACACGCTCGAACAGGTGTTTGTACGAGGTGCCCCGGCTGGATACAGTTTCGAGTGCCTGGTGTACATCCCATCGGGTACCACCGACATCGCCCCGCGAGGGCGTCGGCCCGCCGGGTCGCACGTGCCGCGGAGGCGTCGGCGACGAGAGGCGGGCCGTGGCATGACGGACGAGCGAGCAGCAGGGGGCGGCGCGACGAGGCGCCGCAAGAGCCTCAGCGAGAAGCAGATCTCGATCCTGGAGTTCATCCAGCGCACCATCGCCGGCCAGGGCTACCCGCCGAGCATGCGCGAGATCGGCGACGCCGTGGGCCTCGCCTCCCTCTCGAGCGTCACGCACCAGCTCAACCAGCTCGAGCTCTCCGGCTACCTCCGACGCGACCCCAACCGGCCGCGGGCACTCGAGGTCCTCATCGACCTGCCGGGCACCGGCGCCACGGAGAGCGGCGAGCCGTCCACCCCCGTGGGCGACGCCGCCATGGTGCCCATGGTCGGCCGCATCGCCGCGGGCATCCCCATCACCGCGGAGCAGATGGTCGAGGAGGTCTTCCCCCTCCCCCGCCAGCTCGTCGGCAAGGGCGACCTGTTCATGCTGCGGGTCGTCGGCGACTCCATGATCGACGCGGCCATCTGCGACGGCGACTGGGTGGTCGTCCGCCAGCAGAAGACCGCGGAGAACGGCGACATCGTCGCCGCCATGCTCGACGACGAGGCCACCGTCAAGGTGTTCCGCCAGCGTGACGGCCACACGTGGCTGCTCCCCCGCAACAGCGCATTCGAGCCGATCCTCGGCGACTTCGCCGAGGTCGTCGGCAAGGTCGTCGCGGTCATGCGCTCCGTCTGATCCCCGCGCACGACGCACGAGAGCGGCCGGTCCCCGAGGGGCCGGCCGCTCTCGTGCGTGCGGTGGGCGGTGCCGCGGCGCGGATCAGACCGCGGGGACCACCGAGTACGCCTGGACCTGCGCCTGCTGCTCGGCCGTCACGAGCGCGCGCACGCGCGTGCCCTCCTCGACGTACGAGGTCTCGAGCACCTTGGCGCCGTCGTGCAGCATGGCGACGACCTCGCCGTGCTCGAAGGGCACCAGCAGATCGACCTCGATGGTGGGCTGCGGCAGCAGCTCCGCGATGCGCCGACGCAGCTCCTCGACGCCCTCGCCCGTGCGGGCCGAGACGAACACGCCCTGCGGGGCGAGGCCGCGAAGGACGACGCGGTCGCCGTCGGAGGCGAGGTCGCTCTTGTTGAACACGACGATCTCGGGGATGGACGAGGCGTCCACCTCAGCGATGACCTCGTGCACGGTCGCGAGCTGCGCCGCGGGATCCGGGTGCGACGCGTCGACGACGTGCACGAGCACGTCGGAGTCGGCCAGCTCCTCCAGCGTCGAGCGGAACGCCTCGACCAGCTGGTGCGGCAGGTTCCGCACGAATCCGACGGTGTCGGCCAGCGTGTAGAGCTGGCCCTGATCCGTCTCCGTCTTCCGCACGGTCGCGTCGAGCGTC
This window encodes:
- a CDS encoding glutamate ABC transporter substrate-binding protein, translating into MKNRKLTIAAAAAIVVVALTGCGAAGSASNSGIDAGTNAPENGDGPYKLELAENPTFDEGTTMARLAAAGEMKVGTKYDQPLFGLAGLDGKPAGFDVAIAALVASKMGIPFDGIKFTETVSANREPFIQNGSVDAVVATYTINDKRKEVVDFAGPYYVAGQALMVLADDTTINTPEDVRGKQVCSVAGSTPAANIEATFGAVVVPTDVYSKCLDPLRNGQVSAVTTDNVILSGFIDQNEGEFKLVGDGETFTQEPYGIGIAKGDEAFRTFINDTLQEAYDDGTWARLFEATAGTVIDTPEPPAIDRY
- a CDS encoding amino acid ABC transporter ATP-binding protein, whose product is MEQSPTADPASPAAAAVGEPLVVVSHVNKHFGDLHVLKDISTTVNRGEVVVVIGPSGSGKSTLCRAINRLETIDDGTITIDGQDLPSEGAELARLRADVGMVFQSFNLFAHKTVLENVTLGPIKVRKQGKAEAEKRAMELLDRVGVANQAQKMPAQLSGGQQQRVAIARALAMDPKLILLDEPTSALDPEMITEVLDVMVGLAKDGMTMMVVTHEMGFARKAADRVIFMADGAIEEDTTPSAFFDDPQSPRAKDFLSKILAH
- a CDS encoding TrmH family RNA methyltransferase, whose protein sequence is MLDNPRSPRVRGVAKLAKRDARADTGLFLLEGPQAVSEALAFRSDLVLELFATPTALDRYPDLARAVRESDIEVEFVTEDVIASMADTVTPQGVVGVCRQFPTSLKQILGDEPRLIAILEEVRDPGNAGTIIRAADAAGADAVILTGRSVDLYNPKVVRATTGSLFHLPVAIMPELDAVLERVKAAGLQVLAADVKGDDLLAERTSGGLAGPTAWLFGNEARGLQDEHLALADRAVVVPIYGQAESMNLATAASVCLYESAFAQRA
- the rplT gene encoding 50S ribosomal protein L20, producing MARVKRAVNAHKKRRVILERAAGYRGQRSRLYRKAKEQVTHSLVYAYRDRRAKKGEFRRLWIQRINAAARANGLTYNRLIQGLSLAGVQVDRRILAELAVHEPATFASLVQTAKAALPANTSAPKVAANA
- the rpmI gene encoding 50S ribosomal protein L35, yielding MPKQKTHSGAKKRFKVTGSGKIMKQQAGMRHNLEVKSSKRKARLNQDQPLAKADMKVAKKLLGR
- the infC gene encoding translation initiation factor IF-3 gives rise to the protein MSDPRTNDRIRVPEVRLVGPAGEQVGVVSIDVALRLAQEADLDLVEVAPNSKPPVAKIMDYGKFKYEAAQKAKEARRNQANTILKEVRFRLKIDKHDYETKRKRAEGFLQDGDKVKAMILFRGREQSRPDQGVRLLKMFAEDVAEFGSVESTPTIDGRNMVMVIGPHKNKSEAKAEANAKRDATKASAREAREENNA
- a CDS encoding DUF1844 domain-containing protein; this encodes MTDPTPDPATTAPDAHVHRFEEPGAATGDGPSAAGVADDDTADFVADQYARDIAEVSAVEVITTTAVHLMSAAAVKCGLADDPATQTDLAEARKLIISLAGLVTAASPELGDQHARSLRDGLRSLQLAFREASPYPDAVGKGPGEKYTGPVS
- a CDS encoding SseB family protein — translated: MTGSAPHADSAGTPWAGRSFEPTPFPDDDGSAPPAVAEALARHGRGEVGQAAVVDALRDARLLIPLVARLGEEGEGAHGLTADKSAELSIITVAGPDGRTVMPVFTSVAAMGRWNAKARPVPADAVRVALAAASEETDLVVVDPGSDTEFVLRRPAVWAVARSLPWIPSPEDPEVAAALEASVVEEPAVVGLSTAPGDPRARLEGPELTIALELVDGLDRPALDALLARLQGEWSRSAVLADRVDSMGLRIISAG
- the priA gene encoding bifunctional 1-(5-phosphoribosyl)-5-((5-phosphoribosylamino)methylideneamino)imidazole-4-carboxamide isomerase/phosphoribosylanthranilate isomerase PriA codes for the protein MSEFTSTPRLTLLPAVDVAGGQAVRLTQGAAGTETGYGDPVDAARDWAEQGAEWLHLVDLDAAFGRGDNLSVISRVIRAIDGVQIELSGGIRDDRSLDVALESGATRINLGTAALENPEWAASVIAQHGEAVAVGLDVRGRTLSARGWTQDGGDIWEVLERLEDAGCARYVVTDVTKDGTLQGPNLQLLRDVLERTERPVVASGGVSSLDDIAALRELVPLGLEGAIVGKALYAGAFTLGEALDVAGDR
- the hisH gene encoding imidazole glycerol phosphate synthase subunit HisH, giving the protein MTRASVVVLDYGSGNVHSAVKALELAGADVELTGDPKRAHEADGLLVPGVGAFSAVMTALRAAGGDRVVDRRLAGGRPVLGICVGMQVMFDRGVERDVDVAGLGEWPGTVDRIESDVLPHMGWNTVDVPEGSALFAGLEDERFYFVHSYAARSWGIDPLPPLPAPRVTWATHGERFVAAVENGPLSATQFHPEKSGAAGIRLLANWLGTLRAA
- the hisB gene encoding imidazoleglycerol-phosphate dehydratase HisB; translated protein: MSTLARTAHVTRQTSESRIDLQLDLDGTGASEISTSVPFYDHMLTAFAKHSLTDLKVTATGDTHIDVHHTVEDVGIVLGQAIREALGDKSGIARFGDALVPLDEALVQSVVDISGRPFLAHSGEPAGFEMHLIGGHFTGSMVRHVFEAITFHAGLTVHVTVLGGRDPHHIAEAEFKSFARAFRLAKELDPRVSGIPSTKGAL
- the lexA gene encoding transcriptional repressor LexA, whose product is MTDERAAGGGATRRRKSLSEKQISILEFIQRTIAGQGYPPSMREIGDAVGLASLSSVTHQLNQLELSGYLRRDPNRPRALEVLIDLPGTGATESGEPSTPVGDAAMVPMVGRIAAGIPITAEQMVEEVFPLPRQLVGKGDLFMLRVVGDSMIDAAICDGDWVVVRQQKTAENGDIVAAMLDDEATVKVFRQRDGHTWLLPRNSAFEPILGDFAEVVGKVVAVMRSV